In one window of Camelina sativa cultivar DH55 chromosome 15, Cs, whole genome shotgun sequence DNA:
- the LOC104748347 gene encoding uncharacterized protein LOC104748347, with protein sequence MKEFHIKLPFLESIKNTKTYKKCLKDVLSYKKSIEEGVMMISTGKAYVHFEKQEKHQRNKEKILAMAHLKEEVEMVSSECNAIIPIEIPKKLGDPGSFVLPCQIGRFMFERCLCDLGASVNLMPLSVSERLGITNFKPSRISLVLADRSVRSPVGLVEDVHVRVGNFYIPTDFTVLELDKEPHDPLILGRPFLHTVGAMIDVKKQQIHLQIGDHTQEFDMRRLLKKPTIGGQAFSIETIDDPRDKYAKTCIGWSEVKEVLDGDLQIPVKKVSATCKVKPKWIKENPHVTLTPMKCVGDTIEYKVQCKGTSKPFSKARSILTS encoded by the coding sequence ATGAAAGAGTTTCACATCAAACTCCCATTCCTAGAGTcaataaagaacacaaaaacatacaagaaaTGTTTGAAGGATGTCTTGTCTTACAAGAAGAGCATTGAAGAAGGGGTCATGATGATTTCAACTGGGAAGGCATATGTGCATTTTGAGAAGCAGGAAAAACATCAAAGGAACAAGGAGAAAATCCTTGCAATGGCACACTTGAAAGAAGAGGTAGAGATGGTTAGTTCTGAGTGCAATGCTATCATCCCGATTGAGATTCCTAAGAAGCTTGGAGATCCAGGGAGTTTTGTACTACCTTGCCAAATTGGGAGATTCATGTTTGAGAGAtgtttatgtgacttgggagctaGTGTCAATTTGATGCCGCTTTCTGTGTCAGAGCGTTTGGGAATCACCAATTTCAAACCGTCAAGGATCTCCTTAGTGCTTGCTGATCGTTCTGTGCGATCTCCAGTTGGGTTGGTGGAGGATGTGCATGTTAGAGTTGGGAACTTCTACATCCCAACTGACTTCACAGTTTTGGAGCTTGATAAAGAACCACATGATCCTCTCATTCTTGGTCGCCCATTCTTACATACCGTTGGGGCTatgattgatgtaaaaaaacaGCAAATTCACTTGCAGATTGGTGACCATACTCAGGAATTTGACATGAGAAGGTTGCTGAAAAAACCTACTATTGGAGGACAAGCCTTTTCAATTGAAACCATTGATGATCCTAGGGATAAGTATGCGAAGACATGCATTGGTTGGAGTGAGGTCAAGGAAGTCCTGGATGGAGACCTTCAAATTCCAGTAAAAAAGGTTAGTGCTACTTGCAAGGTTAAGCCCAAATGGATAAAGGAAAATCCTCATGTAACCTTGACACCTATGAAGTGTGTTGGAGATACCATAGAGTATAAGGTGCAGTGTAAGGGAAcctcaaaacctttttcaaaaGCTAGGAGTATTCTAACTTcataa